A window of Candidatus Poribacteria bacterium contains these coding sequences:
- a CDS encoding NAD-dependent epimerase/dehydratase family protein, with protein MKKKALVTGGAGFMGAHVVDELLRDGDTDVVALDDLSGGFRENLNPTATFVEGSILDVSLINKLCEQYQFDYIYHLAAYAAEGLSHFIKRFNYQNNLIGSVNLINAAVNHNVKRFVFTSSIAVYGENQLPMHEGLTPMPEDSYGIAKYAVEQELAVSKRLFGLDYTIFRPHNVYGELQNISDKYRNVIGIFMNNIMQDEPLRIFGDGEQTRAFTHIADVAPHIARAVDVPGASSQIFNVGSDKHVSVNELADLVMTAMDKEVRVINVHAREEVKHAYCSHERFQQVFGTASQVALDDGLHRMAAWAKSVGPRPATQFSDIEIRKNLPEGWK; from the coding sequence ATGAAAAAAAAAGCATTAGTTACAGGCGGTGCGGGCTTTATGGGCGCACACGTAGTCGATGAACTTCTTCGCGATGGCGATACAGATGTCGTCGCACTTGACGACCTCAGCGGAGGTTTCCGAGAAAATCTCAACCCCACCGCAACCTTCGTTGAAGGAAGCATCCTTGATGTTTCGCTGATAAATAAACTCTGTGAGCAATACCAATTCGACTATATCTATCATCTTGCCGCTTATGCAGCAGAGGGACTCAGCCACTTCATCAAGCGATTTAACTACCAAAATAACCTTATTGGGAGTGTAAATCTTATTAATGCCGCAGTGAACCACAATGTCAAACGATTTGTGTTTACTTCTTCTATCGCTGTTTACGGGGAGAACCAACTCCCTATGCATGAAGGGCTTACCCCTATGCCAGAAGATTCTTATGGTATTGCCAAGTACGCCGTAGAGCAGGAACTCGCTGTCTCCAAACGGCTTTTCGGCTTGGATTACACTATTTTTCGTCCGCACAACGTCTATGGTGAACTCCAGAATATCAGCGATAAGTACCGAAACGTTATCGGTATCTTCATGAACAACATTATGCAGGATGAACCGCTCCGTATTTTTGGAGACGGCGAACAGACGCGTGCTTTCACACATATCGCAGATGTCGCCCCACACATCGCTCGCGCTGTAGATGTCCCCGGAGCGTCGAGTCAAATTTTTAACGTCGGTTCGGATAAACACGTCTCGGTGAACGAGTTAGCGGATTTAGTGATGACAGCAATGGATAAGGAAGTGCGTGTTATCAACGTGCATGCGAGAGAAGAGGTTAAACACGCCTATTGTTCCCATGAGAGGTTCCAGCAGGTTTTCGGAACAGCATCGCAGGTCGCATTAGACGACGGACTCCATCGCATGGCAGCGTGGGCTAAATCGGTTGGGCCACGTCCCGCTACCCAGTTTAGTGACATTGAGATTCGCAAAAATCTGCCCGAAGGTTGGAAATAA
- a CDS encoding FG-GAP-like repeat-containing protein gives MRILITLLLIFCPLCTASSEIRFEDVSQQVGINRVGESWGNAWGDFDGDGYLDLWANNHRHKPSLYRNNGDGTFTDVIDEVWDANPEADTHGSAWADFDNDGDQDMIVLSGAGGGSGNLHRNHYNHFYINENGLLVERAADFGLDYPYLRGRTPLWLDLNRDGRLDLLLMGDAGRDKTGNLAPSALFAQTMNGFENITAAAGFLQPSGKLAQYSDITTDGDMEIIISNQKYPLVIYDTSVSLLENLVGILKIPFSYPVQDAAIADFNGDLLPDFFVARVVYQSHATQIDPWKLELNMRNNPTEKGVSFKTEGDVSFQVYSEWGPRLPLVVIGADGHPVTAFDGGEFQAVIPTRRSAIFEVTLSPDDPRVIGLKPRATFPKYGIYVGYQPDTKKWTLIYKLPASVTMVEATQPISELETINFSLTDLQPQPSSRLVINRGNMFQSSGAAGTFNTFEDGCSVAAGDFDNDMDIDLYLVRSTSAENLPNHLYENRGNGDFIQRADAGGANGSTQGRGKSVTMADYDRDGYLDFFVTNGRGPYPLSRGPDQLFRNMGVGNNWLQIDLEGTVSNRDGIGARLFATTPDGKTQLRENGGGIHTAQQDQKRIHFGLAQNERVSELVINWPSGIVQKLTDVPINQVLHVVEQGKQMFHTGDVNQDGQVDILDLLITVVHFGEKPPTDRRVDTNKDGEINIEDLVAIIKVIEENQNIAAAPVRKHQTTPMPTAISNDITALSDAAIAHLHSFYQKIEEVPGNTTQIALVKRFLKQLLMPVNGPLETKLYANYPNPFNPETWIPYQLARDAEVTIRIYNASGQVVRTVFSGHQASGYYLSRDQAAYWDGRNELGEQVASGVYFYELTTPTFTQTKRLVVTK, from the coding sequence ATGAGAATTTTAATAACGTTACTGCTCATTTTTTGCCCGCTGTGCACAGCATCAAGTGAAATTCGATTTGAGGATGTGTCGCAGCAAGTGGGTATTAACCGTGTTGGTGAAAGTTGGGGGAATGCTTGGGGTGATTTTGACGGTGATGGGTACCTTGATTTGTGGGCTAATAATCACCGCCACAAACCAAGCCTTTATCGGAATAATGGTGATGGCACCTTCACAGACGTTATTGACGAGGTATGGGATGCAAATCCCGAGGCGGATACACACGGTTCGGCATGGGCAGATTTTGATAACGATGGTGACCAAGATATGATTGTGTTATCCGGTGCTGGGGGCGGGTCAGGCAATTTACACCGGAACCACTATAACCATTTTTATATAAATGAGAACGGTCTATTGGTAGAACGTGCTGCCGACTTCGGTTTGGATTATCCATATTTGCGAGGTAGGACCCCTCTCTGGTTGGATTTAAACCGTGATGGTCGGCTGGATCTTCTTCTCATGGGTGATGCTGGGCGGGATAAGACTGGTAACTTAGCCCCATCTGCTCTGTTCGCACAAACGATGAATGGTTTTGAAAATATCACCGCCGCTGCTGGGTTCCTGCAACCGAGTGGTAAGTTAGCACAATATTCTGATATAACTACAGATGGAGATATGGAAATCATCATTAGTAATCAGAAGTATCCGCTCGTAATATATGATACATCTGTAAGTCTCCTTGAAAATTTAGTTGGGATACTTAAAATTCCTTTTAGTTACCCTGTACAAGATGCTGCAATTGCAGATTTTAACGGAGATCTGCTCCCCGATTTCTTTGTCGCCCGCGTGGTTTACCAGTCTCACGCAACGCAGATAGATCCTTGGAAATTAGAATTAAACATGCGAAACAATCCAACAGAAAAAGGGGTTAGTTTCAAAACGGAAGGGGATGTCTCTTTTCAAGTGTACTCAGAATGGGGACCGCGGTTACCTTTAGTTGTAATCGGTGCCGATGGACACCCGGTAACAGCGTTTGATGGCGGTGAGTTTCAAGCTGTAATACCGACCCGACGATCGGCAATTTTTGAAGTCACACTCTCTCCTGATGATCCGAGGGTCATAGGGTTGAAGCCTCGCGCTACATTTCCAAAATATGGGATTTATGTGGGGTATCAGCCGGATACAAAAAAATGGACGCTCATCTACAAACTTCCCGCTTCAGTAACCATGGTAGAAGCGACACAACCTATATCAGAATTAGAAACTATTAACTTTTCATTGACGGATCTGCAGCCGCAGCCGTCGTCTCGGCTGGTGATTAACCGCGGAAATATGTTCCAGAGTTCTGGAGCCGCGGGGACTTTTAATACCTTTGAAGACGGATGTTCTGTCGCAGCAGGTGACTTTGATAACGATATGGATATTGATCTCTATCTTGTGCGTTCAACAAGTGCTGAGAACCTTCCTAATCACCTTTATGAAAACCGAGGAAATGGTGATTTTATCCAACGCGCTGACGCAGGCGGCGCAAATGGAAGCACACAAGGGCGAGGAAAAAGCGTGACGATGGCTGACTACGACAGAGATGGTTATCTTGACTTTTTTGTCACCAACGGCAGAGGCCCTTACCCTTTGAGCAGGGGACCTGATCAACTTTTCCGAAATATGGGCGTTGGCAATAATTGGCTCCAAATTGATCTGGAAGGAACCGTTTCAAATCGGGATGGGATCGGCGCAAGGTTATTCGCAACGACACCTGATGGGAAAACCCAACTCCGCGAAAATGGTGGAGGTATCCATACAGCGCAGCAGGATCAGAAACGCATCCATTTCGGATTGGCACAGAATGAAAGGGTGAGTGAATTAGTCATAAACTGGCCCAGTGGTATCGTACAGAAATTAACGGATGTCCCCATCAATCAAGTATTGCACGTTGTTGAACAGGGTAAGCAAATGTTTCATACTGGCGATGTCAATCAGGATGGCCAGGTGGATATACTTGACCTCCTTATTACCGTAGTACATTTCGGCGAAAAACCACCTACAGACCGGCGAGTTGATACCAACAAAGATGGAGAGATAAATATCGAGGATCTCGTTGCGATTATTAAGGTTATTGAAGAGAATCAAAATATCGCTGCAGCACCGGTTCGGAAACATCAAACTACTCCGATGCCCACTGCTATATCAAATGATATCACCGCATTGTCCGATGCCGCTATCGCCCACCTCCATTCTTTTTACCAAAAAATTGAAGAAGTTCCAGGGAACACTACACAAATAGCATTGGTAAAACGTTTTTTAAAACAATTGTTGATGCCTGTTAATGGTCCCTTGGAGACAAAACTCTATGCCAACTATCCGAATCCGTTTAATCCTGAAACCTGGATTCCGTACCAACTCGCAAGAGATGCTGAAGTCACGATACGTATCTATAACGCGTCAGGACAGGTTGTGCGAACAGTTTTCTCTGGACATCAAGCGTCGGGGTATTATCTCAGCCGCGATCAGGCAGCGTATTGGGACGGTAGAAACGAATTGGGTGAACAGGTCGCGAGCGGCGTTTATTTCTATGAATTGACAACGCCAACATTCACGCAAACAAAACGACTCGTAGTCACGAAATAG
- a CDS encoding leucine-rich repeat domain-containing protein — translation MEFFTYTVSMRTPLLNWTAGIAHIVVLTLIACALFFTPYQMVIAQVVHIPDPNLRAALELALDKETGADITRADMESLEVLQASRCHFLKPTGIPRWLPVPQRCPDDRFGTDIQDLTGLEFAVNLKELHLAHNQISDVSPLKTLTKLIVLDLHQNSKISDVSPLSNLTNLTHLSLWGNRVFDVSPLGVLTNLTYLSLEHNRVFNVSPLSNLINLTGLDIETNRISDLSPLKVLTKLEYLDFDHNWISDISPIKDMVGLTLLDASDNQISDVSPLAGLTRLRQLDIDDNQISDVSPLAGLTRLIGLQLDGNQISDVSPLAGLTRLSGLQLDDNQISDVSPLAGLTRLRQLDIDDNQISDVSPLAGLTRLIGLQLDGNQISDVSPLAGLTRLSGLQLDDNQISDVSPLAGLTRLRQLDMDHNQISDVSPLKDMVGLTLLDLDDNGLSNISALKNLRLLRVLDLGDNQISNVSPLKNMVNLTELDLNDNEISDVSPLRDMVKLTILDLDGNQISDVSPLEGMTELTILDLDGNQISDVSPLKDMVKLTELDLHDNQISDISALKDLTNLVILNLRDNQISNFSPIAGLIGNLTEYDDSNQMETFVKTADVNRNGTVDLIDLILVAVHFDNPDFADAARLGVYPDVNGDGVVDVKDLVEVAAEIDTDAAAPMLRNNPSEISSLTIENLPKWIALARQLKQDPGTQKGIAVLEQILASLTLIEESPKVTALLANYPNPFNPETWIPYQLAKPAEVSISIHSTDGKLVRTLELGQLPVGIYHNKFRAAYWDGRNEFGESVASGIYFYTLTANDFVATGKMIIEK, via the coding sequence TTGGAGTTTTTCACATATACCGTATCAATGCGCACACCGCTTTTAAACTGGACCGCGGGGATTGCCCATATTGTCGTCCTAACTCTCATCGCATGCGCTCTCTTTTTCACACCCTACCAAATGGTAATCGCACAAGTTGTACATATTCCGGATCCGAATCTCCGCGCCGCCCTTGAATTGGCACTTGATAAAGAGACTGGGGCGGACATTACTCGGGCTGATATGGAAAGTTTGGAAGTGCTTCAAGCCAGCAGGTGTCACTTTTTAAAACCGACCGGAATCCCAAGATGGTTGCCAGTACCACAGAGATGTCCAGATGATAGATTCGGGACCGACATTCAAGATCTAACCGGACTTGAATTTGCTGTCAACTTGAAAGAGCTGCATCTTGCTCATAACCAAATATCAGATGTGTCGCCACTCAAAACATTGACAAAACTCATAGTGTTAGATCTTCACCAAAACTCTAAAATATCCGATGTTTCTCCACTCAGTAATTTGACAAACCTTACACACCTTTCTCTATGGGGGAACCGGGTATTTGATGTTTCGCCACTCGGTGTCCTCACAAACCTTACCTACTTATCTCTTGAACACAACCGTGTATTTAATGTATCGCCACTCAGTAATTTGATAAACTTGACAGGATTGGATATTGAAACTAACCGAATATCTGATTTGTCGCCACTCAAAGTTTTAACAAAACTCGAATACTTAGATTTTGACCACAACTGGATATCAGATATCTCTCCGATCAAAGATATGGTAGGACTAACACTTCTGGATGCTTCCGACAACCAGATATCAGATGTGTCGCCACTCGCAGGTTTGACGAGACTGAGGCAACTGGATATTGATGATAACCAGATATCAGATGTGTCGCCACTCGCAGGTTTGACGAGACTCATAGGACTTCAACTTGATGGCAACCAGATATCGGATGTGTCGCCACTCGCAGGTTTGACGAGACTCTCCGGGCTTCAACTTGATGACAACCAGATATCAGATGTGTCGCCACTCGCAGGTTTGACGAGACTGAGGCAACTGGATATTGATGATAACCAGATATCAGATGTGTCGCCACTCGCAGGTTTGACGAGACTCATAGGACTTCAACTTGATGGCAACCAGATATCGGATGTGTCGCCACTCGCAGGTTTGACGAGACTCTCCGGGCTTCAACTTGATGACAACCAGATATCAGATGTGTCGCCACTCGCAGGTTTGACGAGACTGAGGCAACTGGATATGGACCACAACCAGATATCAGATGTGTCGCCACTCAAAGATATGGTGGGACTAACATTGCTGGATCTTGATGACAACGGGTTATCGAACATATCCGCACTTAAGAATTTGAGACTATTGAGAGTGTTAGATCTTGGAGACAATCAGATATCCAATGTGTCGCCACTGAAAAATATGGTAAATCTAACAGAATTGGATCTTAACGACAATGAAATATCGGATGTGTCGCCACTCAGAGATATGGTAAAACTGACGATACTTGATCTTGATGGCAACCAGATATCGGATGTGTCGCCACTCGAAGGTATGACGGAACTGACGATACTTGATCTTGATGGCAACCAGATATCGGATGTGTCACCACTCAAAGATATGGTAAAACTGACAGAATTAGATCTGCATGACAACCAGATATCGGATATATCCGCTCTCAAAGATTTAACAAACTTAGTGATACTAAATCTTAGGGACAACCAGATATCGAATTTCTCTCCAATTGCTGGATTGATAGGGAATCTGACGGAATATGATGATAGTAATCAAATGGAGACGTTTGTCAAGACAGCAGATGTGAACCGGAATGGTACTGTGGATCTGATAGACCTTATCTTAGTGGCAGTTCACTTTGACAATCCTGATTTTGCAGATGCCGCCCGATTGGGTGTCTATCCAGATGTTAACGGCGATGGTGTTGTTGATGTGAAAGATTTAGTCGAAGTTGCTGCAGAAATAGATACCGACGCGGCCGCTCCCATGCTCAGGAACAATCCAAGCGAGATATCCAGTCTCACTATAGAGAATCTTCCTAAGTGGATTGCTCTTGCAAGGCAGCTTAAACAGGACCCGGGCACACAAAAAGGTATTGCAGTCTTGGAACAGATCTTGGCATCTCTCACTCTTATTGAAGAATCGCCGAAAGTGACAGCACTACTGGCAAACTATCCAAATCCATTCAACCCGGAGACATGGATACCCTATCAGTTGGCAAAGCCCGCTGAGGTTAGCATTTCAATTCATTCTACGGATGGAAAACTTGTAAGAACATTGGAGTTGGGGCAGTTGCCTGTAGGAATATATCACAACAAGTTTCGCGCAGCATATTGGGATGGCCGGAATGAATTCGGCGAGTCTGTGGCAAGCGGTATCTATTTCTATACACTCACCGCAAATGATTTCGTGGCTACTGGCAAAATGATTATTGAAAAATAG
- a CDS encoding lamin tail domain-containing protein gives MLKFQIFLVAVLMSCIAFMSCERAQQIVSPVMPEADTAEPADTAEPADTAEPTDTTEPSDVVDMPDMTDPTMVGSSVVINELMADNDNIIADPQGDYDDWLELYNLTDSAVLLTGMYLSDKEDNLTKWEFPENTEITANGYLIVWLDEDHDDENATEGLHANFKLSKSGETVILVGTDAHGNRVLDSVTFGEQETDASFGRLPDGTGDFQVVQATPGAANMAK, from the coding sequence ATGTTAAAATTTCAAATATTTCTCGTTGCTGTTTTGATGAGTTGCATTGCCTTTATGTCTTGTGAGCGGGCACAACAAATAGTAAGCCCGGTCATGCCAGAGGCGGATACCGCAGAACCCGCTGACACAGCAGAACCCGCTGACACAGCAGAACCCACTGACACGACAGAACCCAGTGATGTGGTGGATATGCCAGATATGACTGACCCAACTATGGTAGGATCTTCTGTCGTTATTAACGAACTGATGGCAGACAATGACAATATTATCGCTGATCCACAGGGAGATTATGACGATTGGCTTGAGTTGTATAACCTCACCGATAGTGCTGTGCTGCTCACTGGAATGTATCTTTCTGACAAAGAGGACAATCTTACCAAGTGGGAATTTCCGGAAAATACCGAGATCACAGCAAATGGGTATTTGATTGTGTGGTTAGATGAAGATCATGATGACGAAAATGCGACTGAAGGACTGCATGCCAACTTCAAACTGTCTAAAAGTGGTGAGACGGTCATCCTTGTCGGGACAGACGCGCATGGCAATCGAGTACTGGATAGCGTTACGTTTGGAGAGCAAGAGACAGACGCATCCTTCGGACGCTTGCCAGATGGCACCGGTGATTTCCAAGTTGTACAGGCGACCCCTGGCGCAGCAAATATGGCAAAGTAG
- a CDS encoding glycosyltransferase family 4 protein yields MHTILNVSQNHYIRGGSDRYFFVLAELLQKHGHRIIPFTTASAENEPSEWERYFPHGANFEQPRIADLLRFLYSQDAVKSIRRLLKDTEIDLAHFHIYYGKLTASILGELKEVGIPLVQTLHDFKLTCPVHSHISNEEICEACEGKHFWRALPKRCNRGSFTRTALNVTESYVSRILGSHDKFDHFISVCHFNREKMIQYGIPGNKISTIHNFVDVSDITPSSKIGDYLLYFGRLYRAKGIFTLIEAALPLKHVPLYIVGDGEAVPEIQRMLEQNGCEHIHLLGFKQGDELRELIQNSICMILPSELYENCPMSILESYAYGRPAIGADIGGIPELIEDDVDGLLFPAGERDALRERLLWMFEHKTEAIGMGRAGRRKVETEFNPEIHYEKIMNVYQQFL; encoded by the coding sequence ATGCACACTATTCTGAACGTCTCCCAAAACCACTATATTCGCGGCGGCTCTGACCGCTACTTTTTTGTGCTTGCCGAATTGTTGCAAAAGCACGGACACCGAATCATCCCCTTCACGACGGCGAGTGCTGAGAACGAACCCTCCGAATGGGAACGTTATTTTCCACACGGTGCAAATTTTGAGCAACCACGGATAGCGGACTTGCTACGCTTTTTATATTCCCAAGATGCCGTTAAATCAATTCGACGATTGCTAAAGGACACAGAGATTGACCTCGCGCATTTCCATATCTACTACGGTAAATTAACTGCCTCAATTTTAGGCGAACTTAAAGAAGTTGGCATCCCACTCGTTCAGACGTTACACGACTTTAAATTGACCTGCCCAGTTCATAGTCATATCTCAAACGAAGAAATTTGTGAAGCCTGTGAAGGTAAACACTTCTGGCGCGCGCTACCGAAACGCTGCAATAGGGGTTCATTCACACGCACTGCTTTGAACGTTACCGAATCTTATGTTTCTCGGATACTCGGTTCACATGATAAGTTTGACCATTTTATTTCGGTATGCCACTTCAACCGGGAAAAGATGATACAGTATGGTATCCCTGGAAATAAAATATCAACCATACACAACTTTGTTGATGTCTCCGACATCACGCCGAGTTCCAAAATCGGGGACTATCTTCTCTATTTTGGGCGGTTGTATCGGGCAAAAGGTATTTTTACGTTGATAGAAGCTGCGCTGCCACTCAAGCACGTACCCCTCTATATTGTCGGAGATGGTGAGGCGGTGCCTGAAATCCAGCGTATGCTTGAACAGAATGGGTGTGAGCATATCCATCTTCTCGGTTTTAAGCAGGGCGATGAACTTCGGGAACTAATTCAGAATAGCATTTGTATGATCTTGCCATCCGAGTTGTATGAGAACTGTCCGATGTCTATTTTAGAATCTTATGCCTACGGCAGACCAGCGATCGGTGCCGATATCGGTGGAATCCCTGAACTCATCGAAGACGACGTTGATGGATTGCTCTTTCCAGCGGGCGAACGAGACGCGCTGCGGGAACGCTTGTTATGGATGTTTGAACATAAAACCGAAGCTATAGGGATGGGGCGCGCAGGCCGCCGCAAGGTGGAAACCGAGTTTAATCCAGAGATTCATTATGAAAAGATTATGAATGTCTATCAACAATTTTTGTAG
- a CDS encoding NAD(P)-dependent oxidoreductase: MVFLTGARGYIGGHLHQAYPSAKTLDENRCFQRWETLFSEIRNSIEQAATIIHCGAIADSLYQDPDIFKWNYEATKQIADMARQENASLIFISSCTAISPKSLYGWSKRVAEDYIRANNEKYCILRLYNVYGAEENRPPENHSVPEKLMRRTLRYVFYPFRRDYIHVEDIVRAVHYVEDSNITGTYDVGTGKAVEVKELAKLTDGEFYTETTAADVLGENHPPLELQARSEFMIPGFKPIRDVFSQFVGT; the protein is encoded by the coding sequence ATGGTTTTCTTAACAGGTGCCAGAGGTTACATTGGCGGACACTTGCATCAAGCATATCCTTCGGCAAAAACGCTTGATGAAAACAGATGTTTTCAGCGTTGGGAGACACTGTTCTCTGAAATACGAAATTCAATAGAACAAGCAGCAACAATTATTCATTGCGGTGCAATAGCCGATTCGCTTTATCAAGACCCTGATATCTTTAAATGGAATTACGAAGCGACAAAACAAATTGCTGATATGGCGCGTCAAGAAAACGCCTCTCTCATTTTTATATCGTCTTGCACGGCAATCTCCCCGAAATCATTATATGGATGGTCCAAGCGAGTTGCTGAAGATTACATCCGAGCCAACAATGAAAAGTATTGCATTTTAAGGCTCTACAATGTCTACGGTGCTGAGGAAAATCGGCCGCCTGAAAACCATTCTGTACCTGAAAAACTCATGCGGCGGACACTCCGCTATGTATTCTATCCATTCCGACGAGACTATATCCACGTAGAGGATATTGTTCGGGCTGTCCACTATGTTGAAGATTCAAATATTACAGGCACCTATGATGTTGGAACGGGGAAAGCCGTTGAAGTGAAAGAACTCGCAAAGTTAACCGATGGCGAATTCTATACGGAGACAACAGCTGCAGATGTTTTAGGGGAAAACCACCCACCCCTTGAACTGCAAGCACGTTCAGAATTTATGATCCCCGGCTTTAAACCAATTCGAGATGTGTTTTCTCAGTTTGTTGGCACTTAG
- a CDS encoding polysaccharide deacetylase family protein yields MRDFLKNMVATLICLSGIHILIREFLCRNRVAILMYHDTKPTVFAKHLAYLSRHYTIISLDTLVSAIYQKDFSRVPEKSVVITIDDGHAGNIELLPLFKQHRIRPTLFVCTRIINTHRHFWFRIDEHSKAEREKLKRLPNAERLAYLKRTADFEPENVYPDRQALNIVEMKEMMADVDFQPHTQFHPILPHCTETECRQEIIGSKVDLEKLLGVECSHFSYPNGDYTEREIKMVKAGGFRSARTTVIGWNTLETAPYQLKTIPIADDARRALFRAQLTTIPQRLNQWVSSLFSK; encoded by the coding sequence ATGCGTGATTTTCTAAAAAATATGGTGGCAACCCTCATCTGTTTATCAGGCATACACATTCTCATTCGGGAATTCCTCTGCCGGAACCGGGTCGCTATCCTCATGTATCACGATACAAAGCCGACAGTCTTCGCGAAACATCTCGCTTATCTTTCACGCCATTACACGATCATATCACTGGATACCTTGGTCTCTGCTATCTACCAGAAGGATTTCTCACGAGTACCCGAAAAAAGTGTTGTAATTACAATCGACGATGGTCACGCCGGTAATATTGAACTCTTACCCCTTTTCAAGCAGCATCGTATTCGTCCGACGCTCTTTGTCTGCACTCGGATTATCAATACGCATCGGCATTTTTGGTTCAGAATAGATGAACACTCTAAAGCGGAAAGAGAAAAACTCAAGCGGCTGCCGAATGCAGAACGGTTGGCATACCTGAAACGGACGGCTGACTTTGAACCTGAAAATGTTTATCCAGACAGGCAGGCACTGAATATCGTGGAAATGAAGGAGATGATGGCGGACGTTGACTTTCAACCGCATACGCAGTTCCATCCGATTCTGCCGCATTGCACCGAAACGGAGTGTAGGCAAGAAATTATTGGGAGCAAGGTGGATTTAGAAAAACTTTTGGGGGTTGAATGTTCTCATTTCAGTTACCCCAACGGTGATTATACCGAACGCGAAATTAAGATGGTGAAAGCGGGTGGATTCCGATCAGCGCGCACAACGGTTATAGGCTGGAATACACTTGAGACTGCACCCTATCAACTGAAGACTATTCCGATTGCCGATGATGCTCGGCGCGCGCTTTTCCGGGCGCAACTCACAACAATCCCGCAACGCCTTAATCAATGGGTGAGTTCTTTATTTTCAAAGTAA